In the Micromonospora narathiwatensis genome, one interval contains:
- a CDS encoding thioesterase II family protein, whose amino-acid sequence MDRRWLAGRELSPGADFRLFCLPYAGGGAAVYRAWQEAAPAGVQVVALEPPGRGTRLREAPFRRLAPLIRSVADALTDALDRPYALFGHSMGGLLAFELARALRRRPVRQPAHVFISAAASPGTAPGRPLLHCATDGEILGRLAELGGTPPGLLDDVELMELMLPVLRADFAVLETYEYRAEAPLSVPLTVLGGRADRIVPPRALDGWQRHTSAGSRLCLFPGDHFFLHGATADLMSTVVRDSGAAAVAGPARLPH is encoded by the coding sequence GTGGACAGGCGGTGGCTGGCCGGCCGGGAGTTGAGTCCGGGCGCTGACTTCCGGCTCTTCTGCCTGCCGTACGCCGGGGGCGGCGCGGCGGTCTACCGGGCCTGGCAGGAGGCGGCTCCGGCCGGGGTGCAGGTGGTGGCGCTGGAACCGCCCGGCCGGGGCACCCGGCTGCGGGAGGCGCCGTTCCGGCGGCTCGCCCCGCTGATCCGGTCCGTGGCGGACGCGCTGACCGACGCGCTCGACCGCCCGTACGCCCTCTTCGGGCACAGCATGGGCGGGCTGCTCGCGTTCGAGCTGGCCCGGGCACTGCGGCGCCGCCCGGTCCGCCAGCCCGCGCACGTCTTCATCTCCGCCGCCGCGTCGCCGGGCACCGCGCCGGGCCGGCCGCTGTTGCACTGCGCCACCGACGGCGAGATCCTCGGGCGCCTGGCGGAGCTGGGCGGCACACCTCCGGGCCTGCTGGACGACGTCGAGCTGATGGAGCTGATGCTGCCCGTGCTGCGGGCCGACTTCGCGGTGCTGGAGACGTACGAGTACCGCGCCGAGGCGCCGCTGTCGGTGCCGCTGACCGTGCTCGGCGGCCGGGCGGACCGGATCGTGCCGCCGAGGGCACTCGACGGTTGGCAGCGGCACACCTCGGCCGGCTCCCGACTGTGCCTCTTCCCCGGCGACCACTTCTTTCTGCACGGCGCCACCGCCGACCTGATGTCGACGGTGGTGCGGGACTCCGGCGCGGCGGCCGTCGCCGGGCCGGCCCGGCTGCCCCACTGA
- a CDS encoding cyclic peptide export ABC transporter, translating into MSLFAYLLRYRRGPFLLAIVAGIVSGGTGAAFIAMVNLALDADGAPTVRLIWGYVALCLATLLTRFVSQAMLYRLSQAAIYHLRRRLIDGILGAPLRTVEKTGTARLYSALSDDVVVIADALPGLPGICSGAAFVLVAIAYLVIVSPVVALATGGTVVVGVLLYLLMSATGLGALKAARREQDVLFGHFRSVTEGIKELKLNRDRRAALVEQELEHTALAYRRHSVVGLSVYEGATGGGQAVFFAFIGLLLFGFPAWFALTGQTLAACVLILLFAVSSLQGVLVWFPALGRASVALATIEERLAALKPAAGEPAASTSTAGPDAAVVAAPAPATGTSTVVTNRFADWRGIAFRGVSHVYPGPTGEEFVLGPLDFEFRRGEILFVVGANGSGKTTLAKVLTSLYPPEAGVIQVDGVEVTAADREDYRNLFSAVFSDFHLFDSLLGLPADRAARAEHYLRRLQLDHKVRITGDRFSTTALSLGQRKRLALLVAYLEDRSFYLFDEWAADQDPTFKDFFYRELLPELRDRDKAVVVISHDDRYFHAADRLVRLDYGQIREEEIPGGQAVAGRPGVESGR; encoded by the coding sequence GTGAGCCTCTTCGCCTACCTGCTGCGCTACCGCCGGGGTCCGTTCCTGCTTGCCATCGTGGCCGGCATCGTCAGCGGCGGCACCGGCGCGGCGTTCATCGCCATGGTCAACCTGGCCCTGGACGCCGACGGCGCTCCGACGGTCCGGCTGATCTGGGGCTACGTGGCGCTCTGCCTGGCCACCCTGCTCACCCGGTTCGTCTCCCAGGCCATGCTGTACCGGCTCTCCCAGGCGGCGATCTACCACCTGCGTCGTCGTCTGATCGACGGCATCCTGGGCGCCCCGCTGCGGACGGTCGAGAAGACCGGCACCGCCCGGCTCTACTCGGCGCTCTCCGACGACGTGGTGGTGATCGCCGACGCGCTGCCCGGTCTGCCCGGCATCTGCTCCGGTGCCGCGTTCGTGCTGGTGGCGATCGCGTACCTGGTCATCGTCTCGCCGGTGGTGGCGCTGGCCACCGGCGGCACGGTGGTCGTCGGCGTGCTGCTCTACCTGCTCATGTCCGCCACCGGCCTCGGCGCGCTCAAGGCCGCCCGCCGGGAGCAGGACGTCCTCTTCGGCCACTTCCGTTCGGTCACCGAGGGCATCAAGGAGCTGAAGCTCAACCGGGACCGGCGTGCCGCCCTGGTCGAGCAGGAACTGGAGCACACCGCGCTCGCCTACCGCCGGCACAGCGTCGTCGGCCTCTCCGTCTACGAGGGAGCCACCGGTGGCGGGCAGGCGGTGTTCTTCGCCTTCATCGGCCTGCTGCTCTTCGGCTTCCCCGCCTGGTTCGCCCTCACCGGGCAGACGCTGGCGGCCTGCGTGCTGATCCTGCTCTTCGCCGTCTCCAGCCTCCAGGGCGTCCTCGTCTGGTTCCCCGCCCTGGGCCGGGCCTCGGTGGCGCTGGCCACGATCGAGGAGCGGCTGGCCGCGCTGAAGCCCGCCGCCGGCGAGCCCGCCGCCTCGACATCGACCGCCGGGCCGGATGCGGCCGTCGTTGCCGCGCCGGCTCCCGCGACCGGGACGTCGACGGTGGTCACCAACCGCTTCGCCGACTGGCGCGGCATCGCCTTCCGGGGGGTCAGCCACGTCTATCCCGGCCCCACCGGCGAGGAGTTCGTGCTCGGCCCGCTGGACTTCGAGTTCCGCCGGGGCGAGATCCTCTTCGTCGTCGGTGCCAACGGCAGCGGCAAGACCACCCTGGCCAAGGTGCTGACCAGTCTCTACCCGCCCGAGGCGGGGGTGATCCAGGTGGACGGCGTCGAGGTCACCGCGGCCGACCGGGAGGACTACCGCAACCTCTTCTCCGCGGTCTTCTCCGACTTCCACCTCTTCGACAGCCTGCTCGGGCTCCCGGCCGACCGGGCCGCCCGGGCCGAGCACTACCTGCGCCGCCTGCAACTCGACCACAAGGTACGCATCACCGGGGACCGGTTCTCCACGACCGCGCTCTCCCTCGGGCAGCGCAAGCGGCTGGCCCTGCTCGTCGCGTACCTGGAGGACCGCTCCTTCTACCTCTTCGACGAGTGGGCGGCCGACCAGGACCCGACGTTCAAGGACTTCTTCTACCGCGAGCTGCTTCCGGAACTGCGGGACCGGGACAAGGCGGTCGTGGTGATCAGCCACGACGACCGGTACTTCCACGCCGCCGACCGGCTCGTCCGGCTCGACTACGGCCAGATCAGAGAGGAGGAGATTCCGGGTGGACAGGCGGTGGCTGGCCGGCCGGGAGTTGAGTCCGGGCGCTGA
- a CDS encoding condensation domain-containing protein, giving the protein MTRGRFALSAQRLALLGNLLKEEGIDRAPARTVQPRTDRDAPVPLTFSQSRIWFLEQFAAHTSAYVISTAMRVHGDFRADLFARACAEVVRRHESLRTVFFELDGRPHQQVRAELPPDVRIEDVPGVAPEAVDAELRRREEELINQPYDLSAGSLLRVRLLRFGPQRTGVLLNLHHLVSDRWSMGVLLRELIAGYRALVTGLPNDLPELPVQYADFAHWQQEPAAQEAWAADLAYWTGQLGGAPPEIGLVGDRPRPREKSYRGDSVPVEIPPAVVTRLRGLSREENATLFMVLGAAFKVLLHRLTGDEEIVVGSPVANRRLVELEPLIGLFMNTLALRTDLRGDPSFRELLRRVSAVCLAAYDHQGIPFERLVEQLQPERSAASTPVFQVLFSYQNVPFPAWHDGPVRVEPVSLDARKAEFDLLLDLFEDGDTIWGRLEYSTDLFDAATAERYVRMFHRLLRGLLDDPDTPIGALPLVGVAERDELLALAAGPARAAVAGGSDLPLVVDAFAEAVRRDPAAPAVRFGSRTVSYGELDALVDALAGRLTAAGVRRGTPVGVRLGRSVELVAAPLAVWRAGGVVVPVDPALPADRTVELLTAAGVALLLARRSEGDALPWAGPTCLVDDPSADPASAAADPAGGLSAPVAGSDPAYVSYPAEASNPPRISVHRHAALRDRLRWLRDAVGLTADDRVLQQAPASAASAVWELYAPLLAGATVVLARPGGHRDARHLVSLIRAERVSVACFVPDLLAELLDQRGVERCTALRHVLCAGAPLTREVVARFVERSPAALHNLLVPVDVAAPVTAHRCAVDGEPTEPGTVDDGGSRPVPVGRPVPGTRVHVLDRAGQPVPVGVVGELHVGGAAVPVAACLAPDPYAPEPGARLLRTGELGRVRADGTVEHLGHRERRLRLRGFPVDLDLVEATLAGHPGVTGAAVVVRGEGRDARLIGYLAGDAVPTAGELTAYLQERLPEHLIPTAYVDLPELPRTLTGTVDRTVLPEPAPAAVEPPAGRPALRDEVEQAIADIWRELLGVDEVGPTDSFFALGGHSLLATKLAAQIDARYGVRLPLRELFGNPTVGWLAEQVRRNRTGSDAGPAPIPRVDRDGDLPLSFSQEHLIRHHPLGPVDPIHNVVTALRLTGPLDEAALRRSLDDIVARHEALRTRIVDGPHGPAQRVDPAGGWPLDSVDLRDADQADQPVRLRALIEEQGRRPFRIDAEPLVRGLLARLGADEHALVLTIHHLATDNWSYGVLVRDLAEHYTAHATGRAPRLPALAVQYPDVAAWQRQQLAAGALDVHLDHWRRTLADLPPALTLQPLATGTGVDPGAPAASGFTRAFRVGPAVTAKLRRLAEGEGASLFMVLLAAYDLLLAAFSGRDDIPVGFPEAGRERPETAELVGWFVNPLVVRADLTAASTFRDLVGQVRDRTLDAYAHRGAPLWMVTHAGSAGEPTRVLFNLLNAEVPELTLPGLRVRSLEVGDDYVFSEVLGSNLKPAEVDLALIMRERGAELLGTWLYSTDVFDARALDLMMRRWDRLLGWLADEPAAGLAGLRARLGRVAA; this is encoded by the coding sequence ATGACCAGAGGCCGGTTCGCGCTCTCCGCGCAGCGGCTGGCGCTGCTGGGCAACCTCCTCAAGGAGGAGGGCATCGACCGCGCCCCGGCGCGGACCGTGCAGCCCCGTACGGATCGGGACGCCCCGGTCCCGCTCACCTTCTCGCAGAGCCGGATCTGGTTCCTGGAGCAGTTCGCCGCGCACACCTCGGCGTACGTGATCTCCACGGCGATGCGGGTGCACGGCGACTTCCGGGCCGACCTCTTCGCGCGGGCCTGCGCCGAGGTGGTCCGCCGGCACGAGTCGCTGCGGACCGTCTTCTTCGAGCTGGACGGCCGCCCGCACCAGCAGGTACGGGCCGAGCTGCCCCCGGACGTGCGGATCGAGGACGTGCCCGGGGTGGCGCCGGAGGCGGTCGACGCCGAGCTGCGTCGCCGCGAGGAGGAGCTGATCAACCAGCCCTACGACCTGTCCGCCGGGTCGCTGCTGCGGGTCCGGCTGCTCCGCTTCGGTCCACAGCGGACCGGCGTGCTGCTCAACCTGCACCACCTCGTCTCCGACCGCTGGTCGATGGGGGTGCTGCTGCGGGAGCTGATCGCCGGCTACCGGGCCCTGGTCACCGGGCTGCCGAACGACCTGCCCGAGCTGCCGGTGCAGTACGCCGACTTCGCGCACTGGCAGCAGGAGCCGGCCGCCCAGGAGGCGTGGGCGGCGGACCTGGCGTACTGGACCGGCCAGCTCGGCGGCGCCCCACCGGAGATCGGCCTGGTCGGCGACCGGCCCCGGCCGAGGGAGAAGAGCTACCGGGGCGACTCGGTGCCGGTGGAGATCCCGCCGGCAGTGGTGACCCGGCTGCGCGGGCTGTCCCGGGAGGAGAACGCCACTCTCTTCATGGTGCTGGGGGCCGCTTTCAAGGTGTTGCTGCACCGGCTCACCGGCGACGAGGAGATCGTGGTCGGCTCCCCGGTGGCCAACCGGCGGCTGGTCGAGCTGGAGCCGCTGATCGGGCTCTTCATGAACACCCTCGCGCTCCGCACCGACCTGCGCGGCGACCCGTCCTTCCGGGAACTGCTGCGTCGGGTCAGCGCGGTCTGCCTGGCCGCGTACGACCACCAGGGCATCCCGTTCGAGCGGCTGGTCGAGCAGTTGCAGCCGGAACGGTCGGCGGCCAGCACGCCGGTCTTCCAGGTGCTCTTCTCGTATCAGAACGTGCCCTTCCCGGCCTGGCACGACGGACCGGTCCGGGTCGAGCCGGTCTCGCTCGACGCCCGCAAGGCCGAGTTCGACCTGTTGCTTGATCTGTTCGAGGACGGCGACACGATCTGGGGTCGGCTGGAGTACAGCACGGATCTCTTCGACGCGGCGACCGCCGAGCGCTACGTGCGGATGTTCCACCGGCTGCTGCGTGGCCTGCTCGACGACCCGGACACCCCGATCGGGGCGTTGCCACTGGTCGGCGTCGCCGAGCGGGACGAGCTGCTCGCCCTGGCCGCCGGCCCGGCCCGCGCCGCCGTGGCCGGCGGGTCCGACCTGCCGCTGGTCGTCGACGCCTTCGCCGAGGCGGTGCGCCGCGACCCGGCCGCCCCGGCGGTCCGGTTCGGCTCCCGGACGGTCAGCTACGGCGAGCTGGACGCCCTGGTCGACGCCCTCGCCGGCCGGCTGACGGCGGCGGGCGTACGCCGGGGCACCCCGGTCGGTGTCCGGCTGGGTCGCTCGGTGGAGCTGGTGGCCGCGCCGCTGGCGGTGTGGCGGGCCGGTGGGGTGGTCGTACCGGTGGATCCCGCGCTGCCGGCCGACCGGACCGTCGAGTTGCTGACGGCGGCCGGGGTCGCGCTGTTGCTCGCCCGGCGCTCGGAGGGCGACGCGCTGCCCTGGGCCGGGCCGACCTGCCTGGTGGACGACCCGTCCGCCGACCCGGCGTCCGCCGCGGCCGACCCCGCCGGCGGCCTTTCCGCCCCGGTGGCCGGCAGCGACCCCGCCTACGTCAGCTATCCGGCCGAAGCCTCGAACCCGCCGCGGATCAGCGTGCACCGCCACGCCGCGCTGCGGGACCGGCTGCGCTGGCTGCGGGACGCGGTCGGGTTGACCGCAGACGACCGGGTGCTCCAGCAGGCCCCCGCCTCGGCCGCCTCCGCCGTCTGGGAGTTGTACGCCCCGCTGCTGGCCGGCGCGACCGTGGTGCTGGCCCGACCCGGCGGGCACCGGGACGCCCGGCACCTGGTCAGCCTGATCCGGGCGGAGCGGGTCAGCGTGGCCTGCTTCGTGCCCGACCTGCTGGCCGAGCTGCTCGACCAGCGCGGGGTCGAGCGCTGCACGGCGCTGCGGCACGTGCTCTGCGCGGGCGCGCCGCTGACCCGGGAGGTGGTGGCCCGCTTCGTCGAGCGGTCCCCGGCGGCCCTGCACAACCTGCTCGTGCCGGTGGACGTGGCCGCGCCGGTCACCGCCCACCGCTGCGCCGTCGACGGCGAGCCGACCGAACCGGGCACGGTGGACGACGGCGGCTCCCGGCCGGTGCCGGTCGGCCGGCCGGTGCCCGGCACCCGGGTGCACGTCCTGGACCGGGCCGGCCAGCCGGTCCCGGTCGGCGTGGTCGGCGAGTTGCACGTCGGGGGAGCAGCGGTCCCGGTCGCCGCCTGCCTGGCGCCGGACCCGTACGCCCCGGAGCCCGGCGCGCGGCTGCTGCGTACCGGCGAACTGGGCCGGGTACGCGCCGACGGGACGGTCGAGCACCTCGGGCACCGGGAGCGGCGGCTGCGGCTGCGCGGCTTCCCGGTCGACCTGGACCTGGTCGAGGCCACCCTGGCCGGGCACCCCGGCGTCACCGGGGCGGCCGTCGTGGTCCGGGGCGAGGGGCGGGACGCCCGACTGATCGGCTACCTCGCCGGGGACGCCGTCCCGACCGCCGGGGAGCTGACGGCGTACCTGCAGGAGCGGCTGCCGGAACACCTGATCCCCACCGCCTACGTCGACCTGCCGGAGCTGCCGAGGACGCTGACCGGCACGGTGGACCGGACCGTACTGCCCGAGCCGGCCCCGGCCGCCGTCGAGCCGCCGGCCGGCCGCCCGGCCCTGCGGGACGAGGTGGAGCAGGCGATCGCCGACATCTGGCGCGAACTGCTCGGGGTGGACGAGGTCGGGCCGACCGACAGCTTCTTCGCCCTGGGCGGTCACTCGCTGCTCGCCACCAAGCTCGCCGCGCAGATCGACGCCCGCTACGGCGTACGGCTGCCGCTGCGTGAGCTCTTCGGCAACCCGACGGTCGGCTGGCTGGCCGAGCAGGTCCGGCGGAACAGGACCGGTTCGGACGCCGGGCCGGCGCCGATCCCCCGGGTCGACCGGGACGGTGACCTGCCGCTCTCCTTCTCCCAGGAACACCTGATCCGGCACCACCCGCTCGGCCCGGTGGACCCGATCCACAACGTGGTCACCGCGTTGCGGCTGACCGGGCCGCTCGACGAGGCCGCGTTGCGCCGCAGCCTCGACGACATCGTGGCCCGGCACGAGGCGCTGCGTACCCGGATCGTCGACGGCCCGCACGGGCCGGCGCAGCGGGTCGACCCGGCCGGCGGCTGGCCGCTGGACTCCGTGGACCTGCGCGACGCCGACCAGGCCGACCAGCCCGTCCGGCTCCGCGCCCTCATCGAGGAGCAGGGGCGACGGCCGTTCCGGATCGACGCGGAGCCGCTGGTGCGCGGCCTGCTGGCCCGGCTCGGCGCGGACGAGCACGCGCTGGTGCTCACCATCCACCACCTGGCCACCGACAACTGGTCGTACGGGGTGCTGGTGCGGGACCTGGCCGAGCACTACACGGCCCACGCCACCGGCCGGGCGCCGCGGCTGCCGGCACTGGCCGTGCAGTACCCGGACGTGGCGGCCTGGCAGCGCCAGCAGCTCGCCGCCGGGGCGCTGGACGTCCACCTGGACCACTGGCGGCGCACGCTGGCCGACCTGCCCCCGGCGCTGACCCTGCAACCGCTGGCCACGGGAACCGGCGTCGACCCCGGCGCACCGGCCGCCTCCGGCTTCACCAGGGCGTTCCGGGTCGGCCCGGCGGTCACCGCGAAACTGCGCCGGCTCGCCGAGGGGGAGGGGGCCAGCCTCTTCATGGTGTTGCTGGCCGCGTACGACCTGCTGCTCGCGGCGTTCTCCGGGCGGGACGACATCCCGGTCGGCTTCCCCGAGGCGGGCCGGGAACGGCCGGAGACGGCCGAGCTGGTCGGCTGGTTCGTCAACCCGCTGGTGGTGCGGGCCGACCTGACCGCCGCGTCGACCTTCCGGGATCTGGTCGGCCAGGTCCGTGACCGGACCCTGGACGCGTACGCGCACCGGGGCGCCCCGCTGTGGATGGTCACCCACGCCGGGTCGGCCGGCGAGCCGACCCGCGTCCTGTTCAACCTGCTCAACGCCGAGGTGCCCGAGCTGACGCTGCCCGGGTTGCGGGTGCGCTCGCTGGAGGTGGGCGACGACTACGTCTTCTCCGAGGTGCTCGGCAGCAACCTCAAGCCGGCGGAGGTCGACCTCGCCCTGATCATGCGGGAACGCGGGGCGGAGCTGCTGGGCACCTGGCTCTACTCCACCGACGTCTTCGACGCGCGTGCCCTGGACCTGATGATGCGCCGCTGGGACCGGCTGCTCGGCTGGCTGGCTGACGAGCCGGCCGCCGGGTTGGCCGGCCTGCGCGCCCGGCTGGGGCGGGTGGCCGCGTGA